The following coding sequences lie in one Frigoribacterium sp. SL97 genomic window:
- a CDS encoding ABC transporter substrate-binding protein has product MIRSSTALRALALAGAASVLLAACSTASPSDDASSSSSAKADPAAKCEVGTPSTDPFAIGTMLPLTGTLAYLGPPAIAGANLAISDINAAGGVLDQPAEISTSTDSGDSNDMTVSSNAATQLIDAKVPVVLGAESSSVTLNVVDQLTSNCIIEISPANTASSLSGYSSYYYRTAPPDSVQGSALGQQITADGNANVAFLVFNDTYGTGLRDSTQKSIESSGGTVVYGGTGKGEEFPPGQTTFSSEVSAAIAAEPDAIVILAFDETKSIVPELKSQGWDMSKVYMSDGNTADYSADFEPGTLAGAKGTIPGADASADFKSKLVAGYKASEGGDLADFSYAAESYDAVILTALAAQAGGGTDAGTIQANMAAVSGADGGTECTTYADCKTALDAGDDIHYTGPSGIGAFNDNNDPSSASIGVYTFDDDNKPVYQTGIEGKVE; this is encoded by the coding sequence ATGATCCGATCCAGCACCGCCCTCCGAGCACTGGCTCTCGCCGGCGCAGCCTCCGTGCTGCTCGCTGCCTGTTCGACGGCATCTCCCTCTGACGACGCCTCGTCGTCGTCGTCGGCCAAGGCCGATCCCGCCGCCAAGTGCGAGGTCGGGACGCCCAGCACCGATCCCTTCGCGATCGGCACCATGCTGCCGCTGACCGGAACCCTGGCCTACCTCGGCCCGCCCGCCATCGCGGGCGCCAACCTGGCCATCAGCGACATCAACGCCGCCGGCGGCGTGCTCGACCAGCCGGCCGAGATCTCGACCAGCACCGACTCGGGCGACAGCAACGACATGACCGTGTCGAGCAACGCCGCGACGCAGCTGATCGACGCCAAGGTGCCCGTCGTGCTCGGTGCCGAGTCGTCGAGCGTCACGCTCAACGTGGTCGACCAGCTCACCAGCAACTGCATCATCGAGATCTCGCCCGCCAACACGGCGAGCTCGCTCAGCGGCTACTCGTCCTACTACTACCGCACCGCTCCGCCGGACTCGGTGCAGGGCTCGGCGCTCGGCCAGCAGATCACGGCCGACGGCAACGCCAACGTCGCGTTCCTCGTCTTCAACGACACCTACGGCACGGGTCTGCGCGACTCGACGCAGAAGTCGATCGAGAGCTCGGGCGGCACCGTCGTGTACGGCGGCACCGGCAAGGGCGAAGAGTTCCCTCCCGGTCAGACCACCTTCTCGTCCGAGGTGTCGGCGGCCATCGCCGCCGAGCCCGACGCGATCGTCATCCTGGCCTTCGACGAGACCAAGTCGATCGTGCCCGAGCTGAAGAGCCAGGGCTGGGACATGAGCAAGGTCTACATGTCCGACGGCAACACGGCCGACTACAGCGCCGACTTCGAGCCCGGCACCCTCGCGGGCGCCAAGGGCACGATCCCCGGTGCCGACGCGAGCGCCGACTTCAAGTCGAAGCTCGTGGCCGGCTACAAGGCGAGCGAGGGCGGCGACCTGGCCGACTTCTCGTACGCGGCCGAGTCGTACGACGCCGTCATCCTGACCGCTCTCGCGGCACAGGCCGGTGGCGGCACCGACGCCGGGACGATCCAGGCCAACATGGCCGCGGTCTCCGGAGCGGACGGCGGCACCGAGTGCACGACGTACGCGGACTGCAAGACCGCGCTCGACGCCGGTGACGACATCCACTACACCGGCCCCTCGGGCATCGGAGCGTTCAACGACAACAACGACCCGTCGTCCGCCTCGATCGGCGTCTACACGTTCGACGACGACAACAAGCCCGTCTACCAGACCGGCATCGAGGGCAAGGTCGAATAA
- a CDS encoding ABC transporter ATP-binding protein: MNATDLVAGYLPGVNILNGCDLVCYPGELIGIIGPNGAGKSTLLKALFGQVKIHSGSVTLGGTDITNLKANKLVEAGVGFVPQTNNVFPSLTIEENLQMGMFLRPKKFAERLEVIYDLFPVLADRRGQRAGSLSGGERQSVAMARALMMDPKVLLLDEPSAGLSPVRQDETFIRTRRINKAGVSVIMVEQNARRCLQICDRGYVLDQGRNAYSGTGRELADDPKVIELYLGTLAKDVDAS; the protein is encoded by the coding sequence ATGAACGCCACGGACCTCGTCGCGGGCTACCTGCCCGGCGTCAACATCCTCAACGGGTGCGACCTCGTCTGCTACCCGGGCGAACTGATCGGCATCATCGGCCCGAACGGCGCCGGCAAGTCCACGCTGCTCAAGGCGCTCTTCGGCCAGGTCAAGATCCACTCGGGATCGGTCACGCTCGGCGGCACCGACATCACGAACCTCAAGGCCAACAAGCTGGTCGAGGCGGGCGTCGGCTTCGTCCCGCAGACCAACAACGTGTTCCCCTCGCTCACCATCGAGGAGAACCTGCAGATGGGCATGTTCCTGCGGCCCAAGAAGTTCGCCGAACGCCTCGAGGTCATCTACGACCTGTTCCCGGTGCTCGCCGACCGTCGCGGCCAGCGTGCCGGCTCACTCTCGGGCGGCGAACGGCAGTCCGTCGCCATGGCCAGGGCCCTGATGATGGACCCGAAGGTGCTGCTGCTCGACGAGCCGTCCGCCGGCCTGTCGCCCGTGCGCCAGGACGAGACGTTCATCCGCACCCGCCGCATCAACAAGGCCGGCGTCTCGGTGATCATGGTCGAACAGAACGCCCGCCGCTGCCTGCAGATCTGTGACCGCGGCTACGTCCTCGACCAGGGCCGCAACGCCTACTCGGGCACCGGCCGCGAGCTGGCCGACGACCCCAAGGTCATCGAGCTCTACCTCGGCACCCTGGCGAAGGACGTCGACGCGTCCTGA